The Brassica rapa cultivar Chiifu-401-42 chromosome A10, CAAS_Brap_v3.01, whole genome shotgun sequence genome segment GGGAACGTTTATGTCAAATCTTGGAGTTCAAGGGACAGGTTCAGTCAATCTCCTTTCTCAACAATTTGACAATTCTCCAAAGGATCCCAGTGGGAGGCAGGAGGAACAAGCAAGCTGGTCTTCGTTTCAGCACAAGGATACTACGAAGCTGTCTCAAGGTCTTGACCCACTAGAAGAGAAGATTCTGTTCAGTATGGAAGACAGTAGTAGCATCTCCGAGATTGCTTCCGGAGTGTTCGGTGACAGTGTGAGTTTCTCCAGTCCTTTCCCATCATCTATGCAGAGTGGGAGCTGGAGCGCGCTCATGCAGACCGCTGTTGCTGAAGCTTCTAGCAGCGATACTGTTCTTCCCGAGGAGTTCAGCGGCTTAACGTATCAGAACATGGAAATGTCTGCCGACATTAATGACATATCCAACTTCATAGCAGACAGTGATAAGCAACAGCCAAGCTTCCCTGGGTTTCAGGTGCCTACGAATCAGATGAGACCAGGTCTCTTTCAGGATGATAGTACTACTCCTGTTTCCACTCAGAGGTCCTCAAACGTGTCTGGCCACTGGGTGGATTGTAATCCTCAACCGAAGATATCTACAGGGAATATGTATCTGCAGTCCTTGGGGATGTTTGATCAGCTACAGTCTCAGACAGGCATCCATCGCTCCAGTACAGCTGCAAGTCACTTAGCCGGTATGTCTTCTTCACTTGTGCCTCGTCAGCTCGGACAAGCGGGGGTGTTCCCGCAGTTCTTACAACAGAATGATCTGTCCACAGTGTCTGTATCCCAAATGCAGACGACTAATCCATTTGTAGCTTCTTTACCTGACAATGCAACACTTCCAGGCCTTGGAGGTCACACCACTAGTCAGACTAGATCACCCCAACGAGGTACGAATCAGCAGTTTAATGTGTGGATGGACTTACCAACTCGCCAGCATCTTTTGGATCAAGAACCACTCAAGGTTCCCGCTGAGATATTGAGAAGTGATGTCACATCTTGGCAAAAGGCACAACAGATGTCTTCCACAGGATATAATCTGCAACAGAGGATTGGTTTGCCTCAAGATCAGAGAGCAGCTGATTATACTGCCTCCAGCAAAGATTTTAATAAACTGCCAATGGATAGCGGAATGAGCTCAATGTCACAGCTTAAGTCATTTGCGTTCCCTGGCCCAAATGATAAGATGCAACCTGCACATGAGTCTCAAGTGATTCCCGATCAGTTACCTCAGCATTCTAAGCCTTTAGACATAACGAACAAACATGCAGAGATCATCGCACCAAAGAAACGCAAACTTATGAGAACAAAGAAGCTGGCTTGGCATAAAGAAGTCTCTAATGCATCCCAAAGGGATCACACAATCAGGTCTTTTCCCTTACTCTTTAGATGTTTTGACGTTCCCCTCTCCCTTTTATTCTCATTCGATACCTTCTTTCTGCAGTGAGGCACAACAAGATTGGGCCAGAGTTGCTAACTTCTTAGCTGAGAAGGTATGTTACTTCAAAGAGTATGGTTTTAAGTGAttgaaataagatttttttgtctccgtgttcTAAATGTTCTTATGATTCTATAATACCATTGTAGGCCGAGTATGATACTCATACCTTCGAGTTTGCACCGCCACTGCATCGTTCAAAGAGAAGACTTGTTATAACATCACAGCTTATGCAACAGCTATTTGATCCTCCACCCTCACTCCTCCTATTTTCAAAAGCATCGTCAAGCTATGATGTTTTGTGTTTCGTCATTGCTAGAGCAACTCTTGGTGATGCTTGCAGCCTTATCCACAAGAGAGAGAATGGTTTGCCACCATCCTCATATGAGGTTGACAAGTAAGTATCATACTGAAAAAATGTGTTTCGCTTTCCTCACACTAATTAAGAAACTCTTTAACCCTGAATATCTTAATAGGATACCGAAAAAGATTGAGGATGTGCAACATTCTGAAGTTGCTAAAAGTTTAACAGAGAAAGCAAATAAACTCAAGGAAAGCTTCGAAAGGTATGAACACTACTTTTAGCcgctgcttttttttttctcataacaCTATAAAAaccttttacttatttttttggtGCAGACTGGAGAAGACACAGTCAATGGCAGAAATAAAATTTGACATAGAGGACTTGGAAAGATTCTCTGTTATCAACCGTTTCGCAAGGTTTCACAGCAAGGGACCAGTCTCCGGAAACCCTTCACAATCCACTCTTCTAAAACCGATGCCACAGAGATACGTTGCGGTTGGACCGATGCCTCGGAGCATACCAGAAGGAGTACAATGCATTTCATTATGAATCTGCGTTTTGGAAACTAGTCTTTGCTATATATAGTATCTTATCTTATATGTTTTGGTACTATTCTTTGCTATTCTCCTCGGAATGCAAGAAGATATTGAAAAAGACAACCATCCTCGGATAACACAACAGCTAAAGCTATACTCCTGCTGCTGTTTCTTTTCCAGTGGAAGTAAATATTTGTTGTATTGTGTGTTTTGGGTTAAAGAGATCAAGAACACCCTGGGATAGTATCAAAAGTATCAGGTCTCTGCAGGAAGGATAGGATGAGATCCTGTTTGGTTTTACAGATAcgtctgttgttgttgttttgtttttgcttagTTTTAAGCTTTTAACTTAGTTTGGATGTTAGATCTTATCAATCAATACATGGATGATAATGGCATTGccctttatatattttttatttccagaatctccatctctctttcttcttgcTCTTCTCTGTTAATTTACTTTCATGTTTAAATCTCTTATAAGCTCTTTACAGAAAGACTGAAGCGGCTTGCAATGAAACAACTCTTAAGGAGAGGTATGTTGTAGGTAACTGTTTTGTGTTCCTTAATCAAATTACGGACCAAGATATGAATCTGGAGGCATGTACTTGTTACTTAAAATCTCATTTTAGGTAATGTTATTATATCTTCACAAAAAGGTAATGTTATGATAATACGaggagaaaatataatatatcggTGGAGATTTTTTGTCGGATTCTTCCAAACTTTTGGGAGCTTATAGGTTGAAAGTTAAAGTGACACGTGATCTTTAGATCCTTGACTAAAAAAATATCTTGGATGTCAGTATAAGATGTTGACTTCAGTTTGTTGGAAAGTGATTGTGTATGGCTAGAAAAATTACAGATTCTTGTGACCGACCAATGATCAGTAAGTCAGAATATGACATATAAATATTGACGTCGGCAAAGCAATATATAAACTCCATATGAGAATAGTTTTAAGGACTTGTGTTATTTGTTTTCACTGTAACAAGACATCTCCAGGCTTCCAGAGCTATTGTGTTCTAGCAAGGCTAAGTTTTACACTCTTAAAAGCCCATGGGCCGCCGTCTGTtgcatttttttatttctgttgGGCCAAAAAGTAGTGAAGTAATTTTTTCGATAAAATAAATCAGTAAATCCATTTCTACGGCCGTAAAATTACACATTAGATGAAATATACTCCATTCTGTCGTTTTagagttaaaattttaatatcattttatGTTTCAGTAAAAAGTTTATCAATAATATTTTTCGATTGTTTTTTTCTGTGGCTAGGTGTATAGAtgaacatgtttttattttggaaatatactaaattaaatattttcccaATCTGTGCACATAAAACTAAAacgtcaaataaaaaaaaacggaaGAAGTAACATTTTTAGCAAATTTCAAATAGATCACAAACTTAAATAGCTTCTACATGTTtgttatgtaaataaaaaaccattaaaaataatattggtGTACTTTAGGGtccaaaataataacaaattttttgaaagtaattatagttaattatatttcaaatattaaatgaaGAGTATAATATCTTTTCATAGAAGTAACTACCGAAACTATCCCTGCCTACTTACCGAGTGGTAACTGCCGATCAATAAAGATCGTGGGGGGTATTATCGGTAGTTTAAGAGGTAAAAATCACCTTAAAtatcattttatgtatttaataaAATCAGGAAAATTGCAGGAGAAGCTGTCTTCTTACTTTCCCCGCCAATTGCATCTCAATTCTCCCCTAATTTCTCAATCTAGGGCTCCACTCTCTCTCCATGACTCCCAAACTTCCTCCAAATTCTTCGAAATCTGATTtctagaaaaccctaattttcgaATCCGCGACTTCAGCTCAACGATCAGAGCGATGAGCAACCCAAGCAGTTCGGGATGGGATTCAAGTTCGAATTTGACTCAGTTCGGGATCGGTTTGGCCAATACAGTGCAGTCGGATGTTGCTTCTCACTTGCCGCTCCCCTCGTTACCCATATTCTGCGGCTCGACTCAGCCTGGGGAGTTCAAGCTGTTCGATGAGGCTGGCGAAGGTGTTGGCGGTAACAGGTCGTTGAACCGCAGCGAGATTCTCTCGCAGTCTAGGAGAATCGCGAATATGCTTGAAGAAACTGACGTTTCTTATCTGTAAGTGAATCTGAGGACTCGTCTTCTCCCTTCACACTCTCTAGAATTGAAATCAGAGAAtcttatttatgaaaaaaactGTTTCGTTGCTAATTTTGTAAGTCGGCTATCTCTCAAATTGGTTATGTGATGGTGAAAGTTACAGCTAACCTTGAATTTGAGTGTTTTCTGAGATTCAGATTGTAGAGGGAACCAACTTATTTCTTTATGATTTAATCTTTGCAGGGATCTTAGAAACGAGGCTAGAGCGCTGAACTGTAATTCCGCGGAGCCTTTGCAGTTATATGACCAAGTTCTACGATGCAATCCTGGAGCATTTGAGTATGCCACCCCTGGTAAACGAagccttctcttttttttttttcctttttggctATATAGTGTGGAGTGCTACAGATTTTGAGGAAAATATTGGAAGTCTTTAGGGAGAGAAACCTTTTAAGTTTTGGATTATTTAGTCGGCATTTAAGAAGATGCCTTTAATGCTTGATACTAGCAGTGTCTTCCTTCCTTTTTCACCCCATTCAGATGtgatataacaaactaagtcccacattggaaaattagacaaggagtgtctaatatataaagagatgtccgactctaatagtacgaggccttttgggatggaaaccaaaagtaaatccatgcgggcttgccaattaggcccaaagtggacaatatcgtactaatcggataataaAGAGTTGGACATGGGCTGTACAATCCCAACATCAGATAGTAGTGAGCCTCTATGCTAGGCTCCACTTGTGCTGACTTCTGAGCTTTAATGgttttttgtttacttgttaTTGCGCCAGTGTTTGATAGATTTTATATCTTTGTGTTTGTTATTTACTACAACTTTTAAGTTTATCAGGCCCGACCTGCGAACCAATCTGTACTAGTGAAGAGCCTCAACATAGAAGTTCTGAGCCAAGTGTTCCTGTCAAGTTTCAACGACAGGCCGATCATCGTCTAGGTGGGAGTATCGAGCCTGAGCCTGTGAAAAAGGTATTACGATCAAATCATGCTGAAGATCATAGTTGGCATTCCAAACCTTTGATAAACCAGTTACCAAGAGATGATATTACAACTCTTGACTCTCGACCGGAAACGGTCACCATGAATGTAAGACTATCACCACAATCTTCTTCTATAAGTATCTTATGTGCCGTGGACATAACTGAATGAATTGTAGGAATCTTCTGCTTCGAAGAAGTCAAAGGGAAAGAAGAAACGTAAAGATGGCGCTGGCTCTGGCGCTGGCCCTGGCGCGTCTTCAGTTCAGCCAGATTCATCCGTGCTTCAAGGTGGTCTGTCTGTCTGTCCTTATTCTTTTTCTCTTTGCATTTACCCCTACCCACTAAATAATAGTAGTTTGCTAATGCTTATTTAGAGTCCATCGTTAAAAGCTTTTGTGAGATGCTGGAGGACTTCTGTGGCAGAGCTGAAATGTCTGGTGATGATAGGGATGGAGCAGAGTGGTCAGTAGTGCCTGTTGATGAAGTTCGTGTTCTTGTGGCTGAGTTGATGACTATAAGGTCAAAAATGCTTCTGCATATGGTACCTGTTGATATTCTGTCGAGGTTATTGCACACTCTGGATCATCAGATACATAGGGCAGAAGGCTTGTCCATTAATAGTGAGCATGTGAGTAATTTTCTATTTGCGTCTCTCTCTTGCTTTATGTGGGATTGTTTTCATGTTCCGCTCGACGCATGGACTATTTTATCACTGTTTTTAGCTATTAATCATAgttgttttttctctttttgaatTATATTCTCTTGGACTTGCAAAAATGCTTAATGATGAGCTCTTTTTACCGTGTGTTAACGTTTAGTATTATGAAAATGGCAAAtatgtctttttctttttagctAACACTTCCTGGTGCAAAAACATTTCAGTCAGATGCATATTCAGTGGGGTTGGTTCTTGGTGCCCTTGAGTCCATCCATGCATCGCTTGCAGTGATGGCAAACAGTGATATGCCAAAGCAACTCTACAAGGAAGAGGTGATTGCTTCTTAGGTCTTGCTTTCCCTGGAATCTGTTTACGTTTATACGTCTGTGCATACTGCCACCATTTCACCATTTTAACTgactcaatttttttatttttgtaatttgtatcAATCAGGTAATTGAGAGAATTCTGGAGTTTTCTAGGCACCAAATGATGGCTGTTATGTCTGCTTATGATCCATCATACCGCAGCGCAAGTAAACCGGCAGATAATGTGGCATTTGAAGGTTGTTTTCCGATTTAATTTGGAAGTTGGGTGTGTTGTACATATTCTGTATAGTGCATGGCATGTCATTCCCTATATCTAGAACTTTAGTTTTATCTTTGTCTGTAAGCTCAGAGATTACCCCTTTGGACTGCACAAGTTATGTTCTAATTACAATAATCTGACATATGGATATATGTATGCCACATGCTTTTctaggtgatgatgatgatgatcccgATCCTGACATGAGCTCAGCCAGTAAAAGGCGACGAACGGGAAAAAGTGGCAAAGTGAAGAAGTCGGGAGTGAACAGGTTTACTGATTAGTACCCaaatttttttgatattattttccCATCTGATATCTCTGTTTCGTAGGATCTCTGGAGCAGTGAATACTGCATTACAGAAACTTTGCACTATTCTTGGCTTACTCAAGGACCTGTTGTTCGTAGAAAGGCTGTCTGACAGTTGCATTTTACAACTGTTGAAGACAAGTACTACAACATTTTTGGTGGAAAATATCCAACTTCTGCAACTCAAAGCAATTAGCTTAATTGGTGGTGTAAGACTTTTAACTTACTCCACATTTTTGTTGCGTTTTCTCTTTTTTAATATCAGTGTCTTCACGtcaggatttttttttaaatgttgttAAATTTCTACTTTAATGCAGATATATAATTCATACGCTCAACACCGAACGTATGTGATAGATGAGTTATCTCAATTGCTATGGAAGTTACCTTCCTCAAGACGAGTGCTGAGAACGTATCTTCTCCCtgatgaagaacagaagcagaTTCAAATGGTCACGGCTTTACTCATTCAGTTGGTTCACAACAGCACAAGCCTTCCTGAAACACTGAGACAGGCTTCATGTGCAAACTCTATACTGGAGACGCCCGTTGATGATGACTACCTAACTAAATGTCATGAGGCGGTTACAGAAACATGTTGCCTTTTCTGGACTCGTGTCCTTGAACGATTTGCCAGTGCAAAGGCTCAAGATGCCTCTGAGATAAAAGTGATGATTGAGAACCTTGTTAATGATTTACTGACAGCATTGAATCTTCCTGAATATCCATCAGTGTCTCCGATTCTTGAGGTAAACATAGTTTGTTACTGTGTTTGTTTTAATTAGTCAATGTTTTTTTCCCACTCTGACAGGTTAACTCTTGCAGGTTCTCTGCGTCATACTTCTGCATAATGGAGGGTTGAAATCAAAAGATGTCTCTGCCCGGTCAATGGCCATCGACTTGCTGGGTACAATTGCTGCAAGGTTGAAACAGGATTCTGTCCTCTGCAGTGGAGACAGATTCTGGGCGCTACTAGAATCAGATACTGAAACCAAACTTGACCAATCTGTTACAAAAGATTGCGCTCTATGTTTAGGTAAAAGGGCTGGAAACTTATTAGGCTGTCAAATTTGTCAAAGGCGGTTTCATGCAGACTGTTTGGGTTTAAAGGAAGTAGACATTCCAAGTCGAAATTGGCATTGTCCGTTTTGCATAAGCAAGAGACAACTTCTTGTACTGCAGTCTTACTGCAAGATGGACACCAAGGGCACTGTTATGTTGGAGTCGGAAGAAGATCCAAATATGGTTACACAGACAGAAGTGGTGCAACAGATGCTCTTAAATTATCTTCAGGATGCTGGATCTGTTGATGAAGTGCATACTTTCATTTGCTGGTTTGTTCCTGACTCCTGTCATGCATATTTTGCAATTTAGGTAGGTCTTATATGGAAGGTACTTTGTGCAGGTTTTATCTTTGCCTTTGGTATAAAGATGTCCCAAAATCTCAGAAGAAATTCAAATATTACATTGCCAGACTCAAAGCGAAGTCAATAATCCGTAACTCTGGAGCAACTACTTCGTTCTTGACAAGAGATGCTATTAAGAAAATTACTTTAGCTCTTGGACTTAACAGCTCTTTTTCTAGAGGATTTGATAAGATTCTACACATGCTCCTGGTTAGTGAAAGGTTTTGTatgtatctttttattttactttttaattctCTCTTTCCTCTaactttgttatttt includes the following:
- the LOC103846404 gene encoding uncharacterized protein LOC103846404, producing MKQSGYDEMQLLQQQVMLKQLHALQMQQQNFSNPYSSTAQKQANSSRQFPPLLDEMPLNDSSSQGYLNWPQRSATPGQQGMFSMGFGSQQPDVSLYGAPVGNARGNMSQQPPIQAMYQEPGSLAFSNPFLKSQYDPSPPQLPLQQGTFMSNLGVQGTGSVNLLSQQFDNSPKDPSGRQEEQASWSSFQHKDTTKLSQGLDPLEEKILFSMEDSSSISEIASGVFGDSVSFSSPFPSSMQSGSWSALMQTAVAEASSSDTVLPEEFSGLTYQNMEMSADINDISNFIADSDKQQPSFPGFQVPTNQMRPGLFQDDSTTPVSTQRSSNVSGHWVDCNPQPKISTGNMYLQSLGMFDQLQSQTGIHRSSTAASHLAGMSSSLVPRQLGQAGVFPQFLQQNDLSTVSVSQMQTTNPFVASLPDNATLPGLGGHTTSQTRSPQRGTNQQFNVWMDLPTRQHLLDQEPLKVPAEILRSDVTSWQKAQQMSSTGYNLQQRIGLPQDQRAADYTASSKDFNKLPMDSGMSSMSQLKSFAFPGPNDKMQPAHESQVIPDQLPQHSKPLDITNKHAEIIAPKKRKLMRTKKLAWHKEVSNASQRDHTISEAQQDWARVANFLAEKAEYDTHTFEFAPPLHRSKRRLVITSQLMQQLFDPPPSLLLFSKASSSYDVLCFVIARATLGDACSLIHKRENGLPPSSYEVDKIPKKIEDVQHSEVAKSLTEKANKLKESFERLEKTQSMAEIKFDIEDLERFSVINRFARFHSKGPVSGNPSQSTLLKPMPQRYVAVGPMPRSIPEGVQCISL